Proteins encoded by one window of Flagellimonas lutaonensis:
- a CDS encoding metallophosphatase, which yields MKRRTFLTRTAAATAFTGLGGLSLESCKALGQKHITVLHTNDVHSHIDPFPTNHSRYPNLGGVSRRASLIGQIRDENPNTLLFDAGDIFQGTPYFNFYGGELEFKLMSMMKYDAATIGNHDFDNGIEGLLAQLPHAKFELLSANYDFSNTALDGYVKPYRTYTMEGIKIGVYGIGIKLAGLVSQKLYKETQYLDPYEIALDAERQLKENERCDLIICLSHLGYDYEGNANRADDVTLASKTEHTQLIIGGHTHTFLDKPDVRTNKNGSPVLVNQVGCYGVNLGRIDFYFDTAKQVSAEGISISV from the coding sequence ATGAAGCGACGCACATTTTTGACCAGAACAGCGGCAGCTACGGCCTTTACCGGCCTTGGCGGACTTTCGCTTGAAAGCTGCAAGGCCCTGGGCCAAAAGCACATCACCGTTCTGCACACCAACGACGTGCACAGCCACATAGACCCTTTTCCAACAAATCATTCTCGGTACCCCAACTTGGGTGGGGTTTCGCGCCGCGCTTCATTGATCGGCCAAATACGTGACGAAAACCCCAATACGCTGCTCTTTGACGCCGGAGACATCTTTCAGGGCACCCCATACTTCAATTTTTACGGAGGTGAGCTGGAATTCAAGCTCATGAGCATGATGAAATACGATGCGGCCACCATAGGCAACCACGATTTCGACAATGGTATTGAAGGGCTTTTGGCACAACTGCCCCATGCAAAGTTTGAACTGCTCTCGGCCAACTATGATTTTTCGAACACCGCATTGGACGGCTACGTGAAACCTTATCGTACCTACACGATGGAAGGAATAAAAATCGGGGTGTACGGTATCGGCATCAAGTTGGCGGGGCTTGTATCACAAAAGCTGTACAAAGAAACCCAATACCTAGATCCTTACGAAATCGCCCTTGATGCCGAAAGGCAACTCAAAGAAAATGAGCGTTGCGACCTTATCATCTGTCTGTCCCATCTGGGCTACGATTATGAAGGCAATGCCAACCGTGCCGATGATGTTACCCTAGCCTCAAAAACCGAGCATACCCAATTGATTATCGGCGGGCATACGCATACGTTTTTGGATAAGCCAGATGTGCGCACGAACAAAAACGGAAGTCCGGTGTTGGTGAACCAGGTAGGCTGCTATGGTGTCAATCTGGGCCGGATCGATTTTTACTTTGATACCGCCAAACAAGTATCGGCCGAGGGCATCAGCATTTCGGTCTAG